The genomic window ccgactacaaacatgcaagaCGTTGCGCCttcgcaatcgctaaaccaactctgagaggttattgaccacgccggagcacaatcaacctgaccacgaaggtctattcctgcaagcaatcgaagaacaagcaagaatatgataaaagcaatctgaatattgcgagtatatatgaagtattgataaatgtgaggatccgtaagcggtcttggtctggtcgttggacacaaacaaagtacacgaagttgcaatggctaacttttaactaaacaaatcccaaggcaAAAGATAGTTTTTTTTagaaaggaggatgaccccccgcctctgcatctgggcgatgcatacggccactaaGGGAAAAGATAGTAGATGGATCTAGTTATATAGGAGCAAAAGATAGTAGATGGATCTagttatataggagcaaggggtggcggccaaggaggtgggaggacgtcccaaggcagcctaaaactaaccctaggtcgtacaaggccaatgggcccaagtggaggtgacgtaacacctttggacttgtagtttgactcggattctgctgcggcatcagattgtttcatccataactcaacgctccggatgaatttgaaggtgaatccaattgcgttggaaagtgcacgaaatctagtttccaacaaaaaaagaatcacccaattcggagtcagtatgaaaaagttgttggcattttgagtcaggtatgtttgtgcagtccgaatctgaatccagaacgtgagagacttggactctatcttctcttggcccaaaagtgacatgagaggactttttgaacagaacctaaacttcttcttttcccttatcttcatatgtggattgtacaaatgtctcatacaactgcaattagacaaaatacaaaagtgtgtgaagtatttttgttctgcataacataaatagattattgaatagtttgcactagaaatcacgtgacaaatatgcatgtatgcaatatttttggtcttatCCAAGGTAATCATGTCCTCATCACCGATGACCGGGATCGCAGGCCACCAAGTGCAGTGGGAGAGAGCCAATAACAGGGAGGAGATCCACCGGCAACTCACCGCCCACGCGGTCAAGACGTCGTCCATCCACCACCCGCGAGCGCCGTTAGTCGAGGGCACCGTCGCCATGCCTACCGGGACCGCCACCCCAGGTCCAGATACCTTCGCGATGGCCGGAGAGATGAGATCCACCGCCCGCAACCCACGTCGTCGCCCAAGCCTCCATGCTGTCAGAAGACCCACATCCCATGGATCTGGGCGCCCGTGCACCGTTGCAAGCCCGTCATCGTCGGGAATCACCGCGTCGTCGGGAGGGCCGCACCTCGCGGATTTGGGCACCCGCGCCGCCCACGGATCCGGTGGAGGGAGGAGAGGCCCTCTGTCGCCGCTATCGCACGCATGGGCTTTGCCCGACGCCGAACACCGGCAACAGCGGAGGAGGAGGTGAGCGCTAGGAGAGAGCTGCGCGGCGGCTGAGACCTCCCATGTCGCTCGTGAGGGAAGCGAAGCGAGAGGCAGTCGCGAGAGGCAGTCCACAAATGTAGTTCCCATCATGGATCATACAATTTATGTTATGAACCATGTTAACTGATGAGTCCCTTTAGTGGTCCGGTAACGGATAACAGAATGGTTCCCTACCTCTTTTCCAAGATGTGACACTGAGTTATCGAATCCACGAGAGGACGTGTACTTGTGACAACGGTTTCTCACCTTAACTTTACAAGATCTCATAAAACTGGCCATCTCTTCCCGCAGGTTTACGAGAAGGTCATCTTCCATAAAATTTTGGCGGGCTAATAACCACCTGAAACTTTCCCCACCAGAACACCACCACATGCCACCGCCCGCCCTACCGGAGCGCCGCCGCCCTGCCGACATGCAGTGGCGCCGCCCGTCACATCGCCAGGCCGCCGTTGCCACACCAGGGCACCGCCGCCACACCGCGCCACCACCACCGTCCCGCTTCACCACATCGCCTCTCGCTCGCGGCCTCCGCATTGCCTCGCACTGCCCCTCGCCAAAGGCCATCACGTGTGTCACTGACTGGTGGGCACTAGGCCATTATCTAGTTTTGTTTAatactaaaaaaataaaagaaatttaGACAAACAAGTTTACTCACAAATGACAAAAATTGCTTCGAGACAACTTTCCCTTTAGGGCGGGGGAACTGCTCGAGTTGCTCTGCGGATGCTCTCAGCCAAATCTTGACTTCTTCCCAGCCTTCAGATCTCCGAGGAGCCAAACGGACGGCCCAGGTTTCATGTAAACACTCCTGTCCACGCCCACCCGATGGAAGCCGATCCCCAAAGCTGAAACAGAGAAACCGATCGGAGCAATAATGGATGCCCTCACCCGCTTCCACCGGTCGGTcgccggcggcgacgacgaggagtGGCAGGAGGACGACATCCTCGGTGATACCGAAGGCCTCTGCTCTCTGTCCCCTCTCCAGGTAAAACAGACCCCTCCGAGAACCCTCGACCGCAGCAGCTGTTTCTACTTTCTTGGTCCTTGTCGATCTGATGTGTTCTGCTTGTTTTGCCTGGTTCAGCGGCTCTACGCCTTCGCGGCTTGCTTGGTTGCTGGACTCGCCCTCATGATGCTGGTACGTCGCTGTAATTTCCGCCTATGATCTGTCGCACGCACAGCTTTTGCTGTAGTTGACTGCAGGTGAATAATTAGCCATGTTGGCTGCCCGtgctgacgctattttcagcaattGGGTCCTATACATTGAGGGATTAAGAACTAGAGTTAAGAGTTGTGCTTACTGTGTTATTTCCAGCAATGCCTGATGCTATTCCTTCCAAATATTAAATATGTCATTCAGACATTTAGGCTTAACAAAGCTATAAGTCAGAAAGAAATGTATCACATGCGTAAAAATGCCTATTTCAGCATCAAGAACTTTAGTTAACCCAACACTGATTTCTTTGCTGGATTTTCCCTTCCTGGTAAGCTCATGTCACATTTAACCTGTCGGTGCCTGTGAGCCCTTCCCGGTAAGCTCATGTCACATTTAACCTGTCGCCTGTCGGTGCTAGTGAACTACTGAACTGATGCTTTGCCTTCTCTTAGTTGGAGTTTAAGGTTTCAAATGCAATGCTTATGCGAAATTTGTTCTGATTTGGTCTTGGATGACCAAGACAATTGTTAATTCACCTAATTCCATTAGTGTGTAGACATTGGATCATTAGGCTTTAAACTTATAGTACAGTTTACTGGCAACTCAAAACTCTTCAGCAGAAGTTAGTTGCAGCAAGTAAAACTTGTCTAAATGTAAATTCTTCATATGATTTAGTACttaccttttattttattttgcagtcACTTATTGTTTTCGCCAGACCTATCAAATTTGCTCTCTTGTTTACATTTGGAAACATAATGGCAGTTGGCAGGTGATTACACAGATTTTAACTCATGGGCTTTCTGTTTACATTTGTAATCCTCCTTATATCGGTGTCTCTTTTTATATAACTGCAGTAAATTTTTCAAGTGAATCATATGATCCTGTCAAATGCCAGTTTGATACATATGTTCAGCTCATGCATTAGCTCTACTTAACTTTCTTCTTGAATATTCACCTGTTGCAATATGTTGATTTCAACCTTTGTTTGGCAGCACAGTCTTTATAATGGGGGTAAATAAACAATTGAGGATGATGCTTGACCCAGTTCGTGTTTATGCAACGGCTATTTATGTTGGATGTGctgtttttgctctgattttcgcTCTTTTGGTTAGTAATCTCTAAACCCTTAGTTCATGTAATGGCTTTATTCCTGTAAGGAAATAACCTAGTTGAATGAACAGCTATCAAAACCCAACAGATAACCGCGTGTTCTGATGGTGGTCTATGTGCAGATTCATGACAAGCTGCTAACATTGATTGCAATCATATGTGAGATATGTGCGCTCTTCTGGTAAGTTGCCTTTGCTACAAATAGCAGACTTACTGACTTGTTAATCCTTAACTATCACATTGTAATGTCACTTGAAAAGTTGCAAATATGTCTGAATTGAGGCATGATGTACCTCAATTAGACCAAGGGAAGATACAAGACTACGAAAATACTTGCTTGTTTTGCTTGTAGAAAAAGTACATGACACTTGTATTTTGATACTTATTACTGTGCTAAGTGAGGCAACGTCTAGAATGTCGTTCTGCTGCATGCACTAGGATAATCTGAACACTTACCTGTCAATACTTTTCAAGCATATAGCATGGATACAGTTAATTATGTGCAGTCATTTGATCCTTGAGTGCTATCATGCACCGAATGTGTGTTTAGAGGACCATTAGCAAAACTGAGATTAGCTTTATACTTCAAGATGACAGAAAACAGTTATGTCCTCTTGCATTTTTCAGGAATTGGTTTCAGGCTGCCCTCATTTTTGTCGTTTGGTCTTTTGTATCTCTTCACCCAAGTTATTTAAGTCATTGTATATCTGTAGCATGGTCAGTTCCAGCCATGTCAAATTGTCGAAAAAGCAATACCTGGAATTCGAAATAGAGCTACACCTCAAACTTGCTTATTATTTTAGACTGGAGTGGTGGAGCACAAATACACCAGTGGATGATATGCAGTTGGCCCAATCCTTCAATGCACTCTGTTATACATAGGCCTCGACTATGTCTTTTGATAACATACTTTCTTGTACAGTTGGACCTACATAGCTATACAAGTATTAAAGAGCACATACCTAAAAATGCTACGAGTACCAAATAACGATGCTATATTGGAACCCCTAACCATGAGTGGTCATAGCATCATCTCTGTATAAACGGCCGTGGCATGTGCAAACCTGGAGTAAGCATTGACTGGCTATTAGTTGCTCAGGGCTGTCGAAAGTGCTGTGCGCAATGGTCCAGGCAGCAGACAAGAGTGAGTAGTCAGTAGTCAAACCTTTTGTCAGAGAGTAAAAATTAACAAGTAATGCTGCAAGGATCTGAAAGCAAAAAATGTAACTGCTGTTACCAGCTAAACTGGCCTGTATGATAGTGTGGCCGTCGTGTTTTCCTTGCTGAATCATGGCATGCAGTTCTCGTGTGTCCTTGTGCATGTTTCTTCTTATAATAGGATATGGTCCAGCAGCAGTGTGCAGTAGGATATGGTATCTCAGTTTGAATAAGTGGAAAACATGACATAATGCTATATATGAACACAGAGCTTCATTGGACCATTCAATGATGCAGACTTGGATATCACTTAAACATGTGTATATGGCATGCGGTAAACGTTGATGCAGGGTATTTGGACACTGTAAATTCTCCAACCCAGGAAACAATGCGCTGATTGTGTCTCTATTTCCTGTTCTTTCCCCTTTGAAACAACTGCCAGAATTACCTACCTAGTTTCAGAAGAAGGAGGCAGAATTACCTGACCATGCTTCCCTTACTCCACCGCAGGTATAGCTTGAGCTACATCCCTTTCGCTCGACGGATTGTCTCCGACCTGATGGTGAAGCTCTGCGACACTGAGCTATGATCTTCTTACTTGGGCGCCTGATGGATATTGTCAACATGCTCGGGCGCCTAAAATTGGAGACCTGTTCATCTCCACCGGCTCCAGCAGTGCATGTATTCCACTCATTTCCCTTTTTGTTGATGAATGATGAACGGATCAAGCTCCATATATTGTGTATAAATGC from Triticum aestivum cultivar Chinese Spring chromosome 3B, IWGSC CS RefSeq v2.1, whole genome shotgun sequence includes these protein-coding regions:
- the LOC123069268 gene encoding vesicle transport protein SFT2B, which translates into the protein MDALTRFHRSVAGGDDEEWQEDDILGDTEGLCSLSPLQRLYAFAACLVAGLALMMLSLIVFARPIKFALLFTFGNIMAVGSTVFIMGVNKQLRMMLDPVRVYATAIYVGCAVFALIFALLIHDKLLTLIAIICEICALFWYSLSYIPFARRIVSDLMVKLCDTEL